Proteins encoded by one window of Fusarium graminearum PH-1 chromosome 1, whole genome shotgun sequence:
- a CDS encoding WD repeat-containing protein slp1: protein MASVTLSTPVKSHKGLFTARTAGGRMPLTPSPRQQASANIPINLNSSPFTPERQSSNDFKPAGRSTYGGNLMAHLARSTTSAHRDSPKSNIARVVHTPRKALELGVSDYTLTGTGSSKTPANKKGIRSKVAKTTVNYAGDRFIPNRGASSAISNAGSGKLDVPDRQRPKTSTVESSNVLSTAADEALAALESLNINDDDEPDNYSRPSPNTVAYQDSLANACGVSLNTRILEFKPAAPESSKPIDLRQQYNRPLRSTTTTSAQIRRRIATAPERVLDAPGLVDDYYLNLLDWSSGNQVAIGLERNVYVWSADEGSVSCLLETTPDTYVSSVKWSGDGAYVSVGLGTGEVQIWDVAEGQKIRSMFGHDTRVGVMGWNKHLLSTGARSGLVYNHDVRIAEHKVAELISHTSEVCGLEWRSDGAQLATGGNDNLVSIWDARSLSVPKFTKTNHKAAVKALSWCPWNMNLLATGGGSYDRHIHFWNSTSGARVNSIDTGSQVTSLRWSPHHREIVSSSGFPDNSLSIWSYPTLVRTVEIPAHESRVLHSCLSPDGQMLATAAADESLKFWKIFEKKAGATASIGSSGASSKASMAKQMTIR, encoded by the exons atggcttcagtGACATTGTCGACTCCTGTCAAGTCCCACAAGGGACTTTTCACAGCCCGTACCGCTGGCGGACGGATGCCTCTGACCCCTTCTCCCCGTCAGCAGGCGTCGGCCAACATCCCTATCAACCTGAACTCTTCTCCTTTCACTCCCGAGAGACAGTCCAGCAATGACTTCAAACCAGCCGGTCGTTCTACTTACGGAGGTAACCTCATGGCACACCTCGCCCGATCTACCACATCCGCTCACCGCGACTCCCCCAAGTCCAACATTGCCCGTGTTGTTCATACTCCTcgcaaggctcttgagcttggcgtCTCCGACTACACTCTCACTGGCACTGGTAGCAGCAAGACACCTGCAAACAAGAAGGGTATCCGCTCCAAGGTTGCCAAGACTACCGTAAACTATGCTGGCGACCGATTCATCCCCAACCGTGGTGCCAGCTCTGCCATCTCCAACGCTGGCTCTGGCAAGCTGGATGTTCCCGACAGGCAAAGACCCAAGACCAGCACTGTCGAGAGCTCCAACGTCCTCTCTACCGCTGCTGACGAGGCCCTGGCTGCTCTTGAGAGCCTGAACatcaatgacgatgatgagcccGACAACTACTCTCGACCCTCCCCCAACACTGTCGCTTACCAGGATTCTCTTGCCAACGCCTGCGGTGTGAGCCTTAACACTCGTATCCTCGAGTTCAAGCCCGCCGCTCCTGAATCCTCCAAGCCTATTGACCTACGACAGCAGTACAACCGACCTCTCAGGTCTACCACCACTACCTCTGCCCAGATCCGCCGCCGCATCGCCACAGCCCCCGAACGTGTTCTTGATGCTCCCGGTCTCGTTGATGACTACTACCTTAACCTGCTCGACTGGAGCTCTGGCAACCAGGTTGCTATTGGACTTGAGCGTAACGTCTATGTTTGGTCTGCTGATGAAGGTAGCGTCAGCTGTCTTCTCGAGACCACCCCCGACACCTACGTTAGCAGCGTCAAGTGgtctggtgatggtgctTATGTCAgcgttggtcttggaactGGTGAGGTCCAAATCTGGGATGTCGCTGAGGGCCAAAAGATCCGAAGCATGTTTGGCCACGATACTCGCGTTGGTGTTATGGGCTGGAACAAGCACCTCCTCTCTACTGGCGCCCGTAGCGGCCTTGTCTACAACCACGATGTCCGCATCGCCGAGCACAAGGTTGCCGAACTCATCTCCCACACTTCCGAGGTTTGCGGTCTTGAGTGGCGCTCCGATGGCGCTCAGCTCGCTACTGGCGGCAACGACAACCTCGTCTCCATCTGGGATGCTCGATCTCTCTCTGTCCCCAAgttcaccaagaccaaccaCAAGGCTGCCGTCAAGGCTCTTTCTTGGTGCCCTTGGAACATGAACCTCCTTGCTACCGGTGGTGGCTCTTATGATCGCCACATTCACTTCTGGAACTCCACCTCCGGTGCTCGCGTCAACAGCATCGACACCGGCTCTCAGGTTACTTCTCTCCGCTGGAGCCCTCACCACCGTGAGATTGTCAGCTCAAGTGGATTCCCCGACAACTCTCTGAGCATCTGGAGCTACCCTACTCTCGTCCGAACCGTTGAGATCCCTGCCCACGAGAGCCGAGTCCTCCACAGCTGCCTCAGCCCTGACGGTCAGATGCTTGCTACTGCTG CTGCTGACGAAAGTCTCAAGTTCTGGAAGatcttcgagaagaaggctggtgcCACTGCCAGCATTGGCTCCTCTGGTGCTTCTAGCAAGGCCTCCATGGCCAAGCAGATGACAATCCGATAA